CGGTAACTGTAGCTGTACAACTATTTGCATCCGTAATGGTACAAGTATAAGTACCTGCACATAATCCGGTAGCAGTAGCCGTAGTTTGAACAGGAACGGTGTTCCATGAATAAGAATATCCAGCGCCCACAGTTCCACCGGCACCAGTAGCTGTAGCTGTTCCATCACAAACAGCATTACAAGTAGCAGGTGTAGCAACAGCAGTAGCTGTTAGCAAAGTAGGTTCAACAACGGTAGCTGTTCCTGAAGAGGTACAACCCCACGAATCGGTAACGGTAACGGTATAGGTTCCAATACATAACGGACTGCAAGAAGCGGCCGCACATCCGGAAGACCATGCATAATTATATGCAGGTGTTCCACCAGAAGGAATCACAATGGTTTGTCCGTTACATGCACCATTACAAGTCACGTCAATACCAGCAATGGCAAGTGTAATTTGAGGATCAGCAAATACGGTAACAGTACTTGTTCCAGTACATCCGCTGGCATCGGTTACTAACACCGAATAGGTAGTGGTAGTAGCAGGTGAAGCGGTAGGAGTCGCGGTGGTAGCACCAACAAGTGATGCAGCCGGAGTCCAGTTGTAAGTAAATCCAGCACCGGTTGGTGTAACACCTAAAACAGTGCTAGCACCAAAACAAATGGTATCATTTAATCCGGCATTAACAGTTAAACCCGGGTTTACGGTAACAGTAGCAACAGCAGTTGATGAACAACCCAATGAAGTACCGGTAACGGTATAGGATGTAGTAGCAGCAGGAGTAACATTAATTGGATTGGTAGTAGCACCAGTGGACCAAGCATAGGTAGTAGCACCAGCAGCAGTTAATGTTGCAGTACCTGCAGGACAAATACTGGTAGAGTTTACAGTAGTTACCGGAATAGGGTTAACGGTAACGGTAGCAACAGTAGTAGATGTACAACCCAATGAAGTACCAGTAACGGTATAAGTAGTTGTAGTAGCAGGTGTAACAGTAATCGGGTTGGTTGTAGCACCAGTAGACCAAGCATACGAAGTAGCACCGGCAGCGGTTAAAGTAGCCACATCACCAGCACAAATAGTTGGTGAGTTAACGGTAGTAACAGGTAATGGATTTACAGTTACGGTTGCAATGGCTGTACCCGTACATCCTGCAGATGTGCCGGTTACTGTGTATGTTGTGGTGGTTGCCGGTGTTGCATCAGCAGTATTTACTCCTGTTGATGTTGCGCCTGCAGTCCAAGTATAAGTTGTTCCACCGGTAGCAGTTAAATTTGCAATTTGTCCCGCACAAATAGTTGGTGAGTTTACAGACACAACTAAAGCCGATGCAACGGTAACGGTTGCAACAGCAGTTGATGAACATCCCAAAGATGTTCCAGTAACAGTATAAGTTGTTGTTGAAGCAGGTGTTGCGGTTGCAGTATTTACTCCTGTTGATGTTGCGCCAGCGCTCCAAGTATATGTTGTAGCTCCACCGGCAGTTAAGGTAGCGGTAGAAGCAGGGCAAATTGTTGGAGAATTTACGGTAGTAACCGGAATAGGATTTACAGTAACTGTTGCAATAGCAGTTGACGAACAGCCTAAAGATGTTCCAGTAACCGTATAGGTTGTTGTGGTAGCTGGTGTAACTGTAATTGGATTTGTTGTAGCACCGGTGGACCATGAATACGTTGTAGCCCCAGCCCCTGTTAATGTAGCAGTTGCACCAGCACAAATGGTCGGTGAGTTTACTATTGTAACAGGGATTGGATTAACAGTTACTGTTGCAACGGCTGTTCCTGTACATCCACCGGATGTAGCAGTAACGGTATAACTCGTTGTTGTTGCAGGTGTAACGCTTAGTGGATTTGCTGTTGAGCCGGTATTCCATAAATACGTTGTTCCACCTGTTGCTGTTAATGTAGCCGTTTGTCCTGCACAAATGGTTGCAGAGTTAACGGTTGGAGTAATTGAACCACCAATAGTAACAGTTGCAATAGCTGTTGATGTACAACCTGCAGTTGTACCTGTAACGGTATAACTTGTGGTTGTTGCGGGTGTAACACTTAATGGATTTGCAGTTGAGCCTGTACTCCATAAATATGAAGTAGCACCACCTGCAGTTAAAGTAGCCGTTTGTCCAGGACAAATGGTTGGTGAATTTACAGTTGTTACAGGCAGTGGGTTCACCGTTACTGTTGCAATAGCCGTTGAAGAACAGCCTAATGAAGTTCCTGTAACGGTGTAAGAAGTTGTTGTACCAGGTGTAACCGTAATTGGATTTGTAGTGGCGCCTGTTGACCAAGCATATGTTGTGGCACCTGCTGCAGTCAATGTTGCAGTAGCACCTGCACAAATGGTTGGAGAGTTAACGGTTGTAACCGGAATTGGGTTTACCGTAACAGTGGCAACAGCAGTGCTTGTACAGCCTCCAACAGCAGTTCCTGTAACGGTATATGAAGTTGTAGTTGCAGGTGTAACAGTAATAGGGTTAGTGGTTGCACCAGTAGACCAGGCATACGTAGACGCTCCTGCACCCGTTAATGTGGCGGTTGCTCCAGCACAAATGGTTGGTGAATTAACCGTTGTTGTTGGTAGTGGATTTACAGTAATGGTGTAGGTACTTGTTGGTCCGGTACATCCCGCTAAGCTAGGGGTTATGGTGATTGTTGATGTAATTGGAGCTCCTGTTGCATTGGTTGCAGTAAAAGCAGGTGTGCTGGTTGCTCCGCTAGCTCCAAGTCCTATTGCGGTATTCGAGTTCGTCCAGGTAAATGTTGCACCAGCAGGTGTGCTTGCAAAAGTATTTGCAGCGACAGCAGCTCCTGCGCAATACGTTTGGTTGGCCTCTGCAGTAACCGTTGGTAATGGGTTAACTGTAACAGTGCTGACAGCCGTGGTAGTACATCCGCCAAGGGTGTAGGAAACAGTATAGGTTGTAGTTGATGCCGGTGTAACGTTTATTGCAGCCGTAGACGCCCCACCTGGAGCCCAAGAATATGTTCCACCTCCGGTAACAGGAGTTGCTGTTAATGTTGTGGTGGCACCTGCACAAATGGCTGGAGAATTCACGCTAACAGCACTACCAGCAGCTCCACCAATAGTGATTGTGCTTACTAAGTTTGGAGTACAAGCATATGCATCTGATACGGTGCATGTATAGGTTACACCGGCTGTTAATCCGGTTACACTTGCTGTTCCTGCGCCACCGCCAACTGCGGGAGTCCAAGTATAGGTGAATGGAGGAAATCCGTTAACAACAGTTGCTGTAGCGGTTCCATTGTTTACACCACAAGAAGCAGGAGTAGAAGCTAATGTTAAGGTCGGTACGTTTACACATTGCAAGAAATCAACAAATACACCGGAATCGTAGGAACAATCTCCGGCATCTGCGATGGCCAGCTTGAAATGATAGGTGGCGCAAGGGGTCAGATTCACATTGGAGGTTATTTGTGTGGTTAATCCATCGTACTGAATCGTTGTTCCACCCGTATTGTTGACGTAATAGGCGGCATTCGTTGTGGCATTGATGTTATCGATACTTGCCGGGATTCCGCCTGGAATTACTGCAACGTTTTGGTTGGTGTAAGAACCGCCCAAAGGGTTTGGTCCAGTAATAAAAAATCCAAATGCATCGTTAAATCCGGAGCTCACAAATTCAGGATACTCTTCCGAACCGAATACAAATCGGATGGTGAGCTGGTTACATTGCGGAATGATATCAAATTCAAGAATACAAACATCTTCATTTGCTTGCGGATCAAGAGTTGTAAGTTGAGGGTCGCTGAAAGATGTTCCGTAGCAACCGGTAAAACTTGTGCTATTGTTGGGACCAACGGCACCGGTAGCGGTTCCTGTCGTCAATAAAATTCCATTCGCCATACCTATACTAGAAGCTGCTCCACCAGTAAATGTTCCGTAGGCAGCAGTATTACAGTTGATGGTTGCTCCGCTAATCGTTAATCCTGAGCCAACAAATCCTGCCAAAATAGAAGCAGGCGTACCTCCTGGAGTAACAGTTATTTGTGCATTTGAAGTGATACTAACTACACAAAGAATCGTGAGAAAGAAAATTATTTTTTTCATGCTATAATTTAGTTTAGAGAGCGGAGATGAATTATAAGTTGGGCTTATAATTAATTCCATTAATTATAGGATGCACACTAAAAAGAAAAGGTTGCACTAGGAAATGGTTATCTATTAACAATTTGCAATAGAATTGTGGATATCTAAAATTCGATGTCGAGGTCGAATTTCTGACGGAAGGCAAGAATTGCCGGGTTCTTTTCGGATAGCCGCTTGTAACGATCGGTAGCAGTATACAGATTCGTTTTGTCCTCTATAGAGCTCATAACTAATTGAAGCTGAATAGAATAGTTGTTTAGTTCCTTGCGTAAGTAGCCTAAAAAATTAATTTTATCTTCATTGATGGATTCTTCTATCGCTTTATTATTGATTGAAAATTCAATAATGAAGTTTTCTTTTAAAACCGGTTTTTTATTTAAAAGGCTGGTAGATAGATTGGTTTTTCCTTTTTCTTTTAATCCGTTGGCATATTTCTCCCACGTTTCTTCCAATTGTTGTTGGTTGAAATTACTTTTTGGTTGAGAAGAATTAATTTGCTCCAATTGCTCCGGAGTGCTTTTTTCATTTTTTTTATCCGAATTCAAATGTTGATTGATAGAAGGAGTAATCGATTTAATGATTGGCTTCTTTACAATAGTTGCAGCTTCAGCTACTGGAGCTGCTTTTTGAATGGGGATGGAAGACGGGATGCTTTCTCCTTTTGGTTTTTCAACAGGAGCCGTGGCAGTTGCTTGCGGACGATTTTGTTTGGTAGCGGACTTACTTATGAGGAGTATGTCATTTTTTTTTTCAGCCTCAATTCCAATTGAATTGAGCGAACAAAGCTGCATTAGCGCTAGCTCCACCTGGAGTCGATGATTTTTACTCGACTTATAATTGATATCGGTCTTATTTAGGATTGTTAATCCTTTTACCAACAATGGTAAGGAGCATTTTGCTGATTGCTCTTTGTATTTTTCACGAATGTTTGTTCCAACCTCCAAAAGTTGTAACGTTTCCGGATCTTTTCCAACCAAGAGGTTTCTGAAGTGATCACCCATTCCTGCAACAAAATTATGACCATCAAATCCATTGTTTAAGATGTCGTTGAAAATCAATAATGCGGAAGAAATATTTTCAGTTAAAATAGCATCCGTTACTTTAAAATAATAATCGTAATCTAAAATATTTAAGTTGTCGATTACAGCTTTGTAGGTAACATTCGTTCCTGCGAAACTGACAATCTGATCAAAGATAGAACAAGCGTCACGCAAGGCACCATCGGCTTTTTGAGCGATGATGTGTAATGCATCTTTTTCAGCGGTAATGTTTTCGTTGCCGGCAATGTAAGCCAAATGATTGGCAATGTCTTCGATTTGTATTCTGTTGAAATCAAAAATTTGGCAACGGGATAATATCGTAGGAATGATTTTATGCTTTTCTGTTGTCGCTAAAATAAAAATAGCATGTTTGGGTGGTTCTTCCAGTGTTTTCAAAAAGGCATTGAAAGCCGCCGAAGAGAGCATGTGAACCTCATCGATGATGTATACTTTGTGAGTTCCTAATTGGGGTGCAAAACGTACTTGATCAACTAAATTTCTGATGTCGTCCACAGAATTGTTAGAAGCAGCATCCAATTCAAAAACATTCAGAGATGCACCACTATTAAAGGATTCGCAGGATTCACATTTGTCGCACGCTTCAATTTCTGAAGTGCGGTTCGTACAATTAATTGTCTTTGCTAAAATACGAGCACACGTTGTTTTACCAACGCCACGTGGACCGCAGAACAAAAACGCATGTGCTAAATGTTCCGTTTTGATAGCATTTTTTAATGTATTGGTAATATGCGCTTGTCCAACAACCGTATTAAACGTTGCCGGGCGATACTTACGAGCCGATACAATAAAATTTTCCATAATTGATAGGACAAAACTAAGTATTAAAATGAGATTTTTGTAAAATGTGCAAAAGTCGATTTTTGGTTGATAAATAGTTAGGTAACTAAGTGACTAGGTAACTAAGTAACTAGGTGCAGTGATAGGGCGATAATGTGATAGGGGAGATTTATGATGGAATAGGTTAAGCATTCATCCCGACTGAAATTCCTCGTAGTCACCCAGTTACCTCCTCACGTAGTCGCCCCTATTAAGCTTTAACCAGCTGAAAATCATTAAAATGAGGAAAAATTTCCTGTAGGACGTGCACCCATGCAGTATTTTTACTATATTTGCGTCCCTTTTAGAAAAAAGGTGAATAATTATTAACCAATTAAATTACAAAACAATGCTAAAACATTATGAAACCGTCTTCATTATGACTCCCGTTTTGTCTGATGAACAGGCAAAGGAGACGGTAAGTAAGTACAAAAAGTTACTTACAGACAATGGCTGCAAGATTGTAAACGAAGATGCCTGGGGCCTTCGCAAATTGCAGTATCCAATCCAAAAGAAAACAACTGGTTTTTACCACTTGTTTGAATTTCAAGCACCTGCTGCATTTATCGCAGATTTAGAAGTTGCTTACAAACGTGATGAGCGTTTGTTGCGTTTCTTAACTGTTGCGTTAGACAAGCATGCTGTGGCTTACAGTGTTAAACGTAGAAACAAAGCGAAAGTAGTCGCTTAATTCATTCACTAAAAAAATTCAAACAAAATGGCAGACAATTCAGAAATCAGATATCTTGCACCTCCCACAGTGGATGTGAAGAAAAAGAAATACTGTCGCTTCAAAAAAAGCGGTATTAAGTATATCGATTACAAAGACCCTCAATTCTTATTGAAATTCATCAATGAACAAGGTAAAATTTTACCTCGTAGATTAACGGGTACATCAGTTAAATATCAACGTAAAGTTTCTAAAGCAGTTAAGCGTGCTCGTCACTTAGCTTTATTGCCTTATGTTGCTGATATGTTAAAATAAGATTTAAGACATGGAAGTAATTTTAAAGCAAGACGTTAAAAACCTTGGATACAAGGATGACGTTGTAAATGTAAAACCTGGTTACGGAAGAAATTTCTTAATTCCGAAAAACCTTGCAGAAATGGCGACTGTATCATCTAAAAAGATGTTGACAGAAACAGTAAAACAACGCGCTTTCAAAGAACAAAAAGTGAAAGCTGCTGCGGAAGCTACTGTTGCTAAATTAAAAGATTTAGTTGTAAAAGTTGGTGCTAAGGTAGGTGAGTCCGGAAAAATTTTCGGTTCAGTTACAACTGTACAAGTTGCTGATGCAATGAAAAAATTAGGATACGATGTGGATCGTAAAAATATTACAATGAACGAAGATGCTATCAAAACGGTAGGTACTTATTCTGCGAATATTCGTTTCCACAAAGAAGTTGTTGGAACAGTTACTTTTGAAGTTGTTCCTGAATAAACTAACTTCTCAATAATTAAAAAAGGCAATTCAATTTTTGAATTGCCTTTTTTATTCTTACAACATTAAAGAACAACCAATAAACCAATGAATCAATTAACCATTCAAGCAGCACAAAAAAAAGTAGACGATTGGATTCAACTCCATGGCGTACGCTATTTTTCGGAATTAACCAATATGGCTATTCTTACCGAAGAAGTAGGTGAAGTGGCACGCATTATTGCCCGTGAATACGGTGAACAATCATTCAAGAAAAAAGACAAAGGAAAAGAATTGTCGGATGAACTTGCAGACGTTTTGTTTGTTGTTATTTGTTTAGCAAACCAAACAGGTGTGGATTTAACAAAAGCACTTGAAAAAAACTTAGAAAAGAAAACAAAACGTGATAAAACCCGTCATAAAAAAAATAAAAAATTAAAATAAAAAAGACATTTCGGTGTTTTAATCCATTACACTTAATCAAATTCATCCTTACTACTCCGCTGTATGAAAAACATTAAATCAATCCTCTTTTTTCTACTATTCTCCATTTCTTTTCAATCAATTTTAAAAGCGAACGATAATCTCAAGAAGGGGTGGGAAGCTTTTATTTCGAACAAACGTACGGAAGCAATTGGCTTTTTTAAAGCAGCTACAACAGATCCACTTTCAAAGGCGGAAGCAAGTTTGGCCTTGTCTATTATCTCGAGAGGAAACGGAAATACATCTGATGCTTTTAAATATTATTTTGATTTTTATAAAACTTCTGAAAATTCCTATCCTTACGCATTTGCCTTGTGGACGAGCATTAGTGTAAATGGCGGATACAACAAAAAAAACAAAGAACAAGTTGCTTATTTGAAAGCGGTTGCAAATGACCCCAAAGCCAATTCATCTATGCAGTCGATGGCCAACTCCATGTTGGGCTATCATTTTCAACGGAGCAATGATTTTAAAAATGGAAAACTATATTTTGATAAGATAAACGTTGTTCAATTTTGTCAGGCTGTCGGACAATTTGAAAATGTATCTGGAAGTGGATTTCATAAAGATTTTGGCGTATTAGAAAACCCAAGTGCTTCTGCTGTTTTTAAAAATAAGGTTGGAGCCGATGTGAAATGGTTTAACGTCAAAAATATTCGCAATGATAAATGGTTTGATTTCTCTTATTGTTTTAATAGTGATGATGCTGTTTGTTATGCACAAGCATTTGTAAACAGTCCAATTGACCAAGAAGTGATTCTTCGTGCCGGTGCATCCGGTGCAATAAAAATATGGTTGAACGATAAAAATGTATGCTCAATTATTGAAGAACAAAGTACGGATATCGATGTGTATGGCTATAAAGTAAAATTGAACAAAGGATATAATCGAATTTTAGTTCAAACTGGTAAAAGTGAATTGTCACGCGCCAATTTTATTGTTAGATTATTTGATTTAAATGAAAATAATTTAAATAATCTTACTTATGCAACAGAAGCCCAATCCTATACAAAGGAAGTCGCATATGAAGTGAAAGAAATTTCTTTTTTCGCAGACACCTTTTTTAAAGAGAAACTTAAAACAGATCCTAATAATTTTCTTTCATTGTTAATGTTGGGTGAAATTTATTTGCGTAACGATAAAGCATACGAAGCGCGCAAAGCATTTAATCAGGCTGCCGTCATTGCCCCTTCTTGTACCTACTTGAAAGAACGATTAATCGAATGTTATTCAAGAGATGAAAATACTACGTTGTTGACAAAAGCGGTAGAAAGTATTAAGAGTAATGATCCCGACAGTTATTATGCAATCCGTGAGTTTTATAGCGATGCGGTGGATAAAGAAGATTACGATGAAGCAGAAAGAATATTGGAAAAAATGATTGCACTTTATGGCGAAAGTATCGTTACGGACGCCTTAAAGTTGGATATTGTTGTGAAGCGTAAGAAGTATGATAACATTGTTACTATTGGTAAAGAGCTTTACTCAAAATATCCCGATAACTGGGAAATTGTAAACTTAAAATACACGATTGAAATAAGTGTCAACAAAGATTATGATAAGGCAAATGATATTCTTGTTAAATATTTGAAAACAAATAATAATGAAGCAGCATCCAACACATTAGCAAGTAACTATTTTAAAAAAGGTGCCATTCAAAAAGGTTTTGATATCTATTTAAAACGAACGCAAGATTATCCTTATGCTACCGGTTATTATGAGAGTGTTTCTGATTTATACTTCTCTCAACAAGATTATGCAACAGCAGAAAAATGGATGAAAATAGTTTTAGAGTATTGCCCTTATTATGGTGAATATTGGAATCAGTTAGGGAAAATTTACGAAGCCATGAATAAAACTGAAGATGCAAAAATGGCCTTTGCTAA
This window of the Bacteroidota bacterium genome carries:
- a CDS encoding choice-of-anchor L domain-containing protein: MKKIIFFLTILCVVSITSNAQITVTPGGTPASILAGFVGSGLTISGATINCNTAAYGTFTGGAASSIGMANGILLTTGTATGAVGPNNSTSFTGCYGTSFSDPQLTTLDPQANEDVCILEFDIIPQCNQLTIRFVFGSEEYPEFVSSGFNDAFGFFITGPNPLGGSYTNQNVAVIPGGIPASIDNINATTNAAYYVNNTGGTTIQYDGLTTQITSNVNLTPCATYHFKLAIADAGDCSYDSGVFVDFLQCVNVPTLTLASTPASCGVNNGTATATVVNGFPPFTYTWTPAVGGGAGTASVTGLTAGVTYTCTVSDAYACTPNLVSTITIGGAAGSAVSVNSPAICAGATTTLTATPVTGGGTYSWAPGGASTAAINVTPASTTTYTVSYTLGGCTTTAVSTVTVNPLPTVTAEANQTYCAGAAVAANTFASTPAGATFTWTNSNTAIGLGASGATSTPAFTATNATGAPITSTITITPSLAGCTGPTSTYTITVNPLPTTTVNSPTICAGATATLTGAGASTYAWSTGATTNPITVTPATTTSYTVTGTAVGGCTSTAVATVTVNPIPVTTVNSPTICAGATATLTAAGATTYAWSTGATTNPITVTPGTTTSYTVTGTSLGCSSTAIATVTVNPLPVTTVNSPTICPGQTATLTAGGATSYLWSTGSTANPLSVTPATTTSYTVTGTTAGCTSTAIATVTIGGSITPTVNSATICAGQTATLTATGGTTYLWNTGSTANPLSVTPATTTSYTVTATSGGCTGTAVATVTVNPIPVTIVNSPTICAGATATLTGAGATTYSWSTGATTNPITVTPATTTTYTVTGTSLGCSSTAIATVTVNPIPVTTVNSPTICPASTATLTAGGATTYTWSAGATSTGVNTATATPASTTTYTVTGTSLGCSSTAVATVTVASALVVSVNSPTICAGQIANLTATGGTTYTWTAGATSTGVNTADATPATTTTYTVTGTSAGCTGTAIATVTVNPLPVTTVNSPTICAGDVATLTAAGATSYAWSTGATTNPITVTPATTTTYTVTGTSLGCTSTTVATVTVNPIPVTTVNSTSICPAGTATLTAAGATTYAWSTGATTNPINVTPAATTSYTVTGTSLGCSSTAVATVTVNPGLTVNAGLNDTICFGASTVLGVTPTGAGFTYNWTPAASLVGATTATPTASPATTTTYSVLVTDASGCTGTSTVTVFADPQITLAIAGIDVTCNGACNGQTIVIPSGGTPAYNYAWSSGCAAASCSPLCIGTYTVTVTDSWGCTSSGTATVVEPTLLTATAVATPATCNAVCDGTATATGAGGTVGAGYSYSWNTVPVQTTATATGLCAGTYTCTITDANSCTATVTATITEPTLVVIAPIAPAGVCTGGSTTITASASGGNGGAYNYTWSPAGTGTTPSVVVTPATTTTYTVNATDVNGCPAAPVTVTVTVNPPLAVVASGTASICPGASTSISALASLGTGGPYTYTWAPAGAGTPLTVSPAVTTTYTVTASDGCSPTVTATVTVTVLPAPVVAFSAPVTSGCAPLCVTFADNTTGGTVASWNWNFGDGNTSTAAAPTNCYANPGNYTVTLSTTTTLGCTATDSIVNYITVYPNPVASFTAPLSSSVINPTVPFTDNSTNATSWNWNFGDPFSLPADSSSTLQDPTHSYSQAGTYCVTLTVTSVNGCTDNTQQCIVIDPEFTFFIPNAFSPNDDGINDTFFGTGIGIKKYELYIYDRWGNMIFFADELDKGWDGRANHGKDVAQQDVYVWKVKLIDVFDKKHSYIGTVTIVK
- a CDS encoding DNA polymerase III subunit gamma/tau, yielding MENFIVSARKYRPATFNTVVGQAHITNTLKNAIKTEHLAHAFLFCGPRGVGKTTCARILAKTINCTNRTSEIEACDKCESCESFNSGASLNVFELDAASNNSVDDIRNLVDQVRFAPQLGTHKVYIIDEVHMLSSAAFNAFLKTLEEPPKHAIFILATTEKHKIIPTILSRCQIFDFNRIQIEDIANHLAYIAGNENITAEKDALHIIAQKADGALRDACSIFDQIVSFAGTNVTYKAVIDNLNILDYDYYFKVTDAILTENISSALLIFNDILNNGFDGHNFVAGMGDHFRNLLVGKDPETLQLLEVGTNIREKYKEQSAKCSLPLLVKGLTILNKTDINYKSSKNHRLQVELALMQLCSLNSIGIEAEKKNDILLISKSATKQNRPQATATAPVEKPKGESIPSSIPIQKAAPVAEAATIVKKPIIKSITPSINQHLNSDKKNEKSTPEQLEQINSSQPKSNFNQQQLEETWEKYANGLKEKGKTNLSTSLLNKKPVLKENFIIEFSINNKAIEESINEDKINFLGYLRKELNNYSIQLQLVMSSIEDKTNLYTATDRYKRLSEKNPAILAFRQKFDLDIEF
- a CDS encoding 30S ribosomal protein S6, with amino-acid sequence MLKHYETVFIMTPVLSDEQAKETVSKYKKLLTDNGCKIVNEDAWGLRKLQYPIQKKTTGFYHLFEFQAPAAFIADLEVAYKRDERLLRFLTVALDKHAVAYSVKRRNKAKVVA
- a CDS encoding 30S ribosomal protein S18, with translation MADNSEIRYLAPPTVDVKKKKYCRFKKSGIKYIDYKDPQFLLKFINEQGKILPRRLTGTSVKYQRKVSKAVKRARHLALLPYVADMLK
- a CDS encoding 50S ribosomal protein L9 translates to MEVILKQDVKNLGYKDDVVNVKPGYGRNFLIPKNLAEMATVSSKKMLTETVKQRAFKEQKVKAAAEATVAKLKDLVVKVGAKVGESGKIFGSVTTVQVADAMKKLGYDVDRKNITMNEDAIKTVGTYSANIRFHKEVVGTVTFEVVPE
- a CDS encoding nucleotide pyrophosphohydrolase; its protein translation is MNQLTIQAAQKKVDDWIQLHGVRYFSELTNMAILTEEVGEVARIIAREYGEQSFKKKDKGKELSDELADVLFVVICLANQTGVDLTKALEKNLEKKTKRDKTRHKKNKKLK